A genome region from Babesia bigemina genome assembly Bbig001, chromosome : I includes the following:
- a CDS encoding nucleosome assembly protein, putative, whose protein sequence is MKRTLDEGNSAANINQMSQSQKPETQAVLPYIHEFDEVQKQLLDIDEECANRQIEIQREYDRKKQPHFKRRQACVIYDLFNGVQEIINKIPGFWARAILHHPALSYLTTADMPVLELLEKVELDDNIDNNGSYKVTLTFGEGAREYMEPLVLTKHVRFSDNKEDVVECTEIHWRPGMNPIDVAIKARSDERCIDWSLFEWFTKDEWINRPDFGEILRRELWHAPLAYYLDTVSVDFVDDEYDMLEEDDD, encoded by the exons ATGAAGCGCACTCTAGACGAAGGCAACTCCGCGGCCAATATTAACCAAATGTC GCAATCCCAAAAACCAGAGACGCAGGCCGTGCTGCCATACATCCATGAGTTCGACGAAG TGCAGAAGCAGCTACTCGACATAGACGAGGAGTGTGCGAATCGTCAGATTGAAATTCAACGCGAGTATGATCGGAAGAAGCAGCCTCATTTCAAAAGACGTCAGGCATGTGTTATCTATGACTTATTCAACGGTGTGCAGGAGATCATCAACAAAATCCCCGGATTCTGGGCGAGGGCCATCCTACACCACCCTGCTCTCAGCTACCTCACTACCGCCGATATGCCCGTACTCGAACTGCTTGAGAAGGTGGAATTGGATGACAACATCGATAACAATGGCTCCTATAAGGTCACACTGACGTTCGGCGAGGGCGCACGCGAATATATGGAACCGCTGGTGCTGACTAAGCACGTTCGGTTTTCCGATAACAAGGAAGATGTCGTGGAATGCACGGAAATTCATTGGAGACCAGGCATG AACCCCATCGATGTCGCAATTAAAGCGCGATCTGACGAACGCTGCATCGATTGGTCGCTGTTCGAATG GTTCACCAAAGACGAATGGATAAATAGGCCAGATTTTGGTGAGATTTTGCGCCGTGAGTTATGGCACGCCCCGCTCGCGTACTACTTGGACACCGTATCGGTAGACTTTGTCGACGACGAGTATGACATGCTCGAAGAAGACGACGACTGA